Proteins from a single region of Coleofasciculus sp. FACHB-1120:
- a CDS encoding FIST N-terminal domain-containing protein — protein MVNQIKWTNALSTRPSLEAAVAEVVERTTLALQAPADLGLVFISSAYASEYSRLMPLLQERLNVKALIGCGGGGIIGMNSQDEVEEVEREPALSLSLVHLPGVNVHSFEISSDTLPDLDSSPDNWVDLIGVSPADEPQFILLADPFSSKVNDLLQGLDFAYPGSVKVGGLASAGSMGSNTGLFCNYQLYREGTVGVALSGNIVLETIVAQGCRPIGKPYRIAKGERNILLELTPQEDSADVNDCGGKSGTPLEVLQDLIENLSETDRQLAQHSLFVGLVRDEFKLNLEPGDFLIRNLLGVDPRVGAIAIGDRVRPGQRIQFHLRDALTSAEDLELLLQRYQKQAPSDSPPAGALLFSCLGRGEGLYGQPNFDSELFRRYLKDIPVAGFFCNGEIGPVAGSTFLHGYTSVFGICRQA, from the coding sequence ATGGTTAACCAGATCAAGTGGACGAACGCCTTATCAACCCGTCCGTCTTTGGAAGCGGCAGTCGCGGAAGTGGTTGAACGCACGACCCTGGCGTTACAGGCACCGGCTGACTTGGGGCTGGTGTTCATCTCGTCTGCCTATGCGAGTGAATATTCGCGGCTGATGCCATTGTTGCAAGAACGACTCAATGTTAAGGCGCTGATTGGCTGTGGTGGCGGCGGCATCATTGGCATGAATTCGCAGGACGAAGTGGAAGAAGTCGAACGAGAACCAGCATTAAGCCTCAGCTTGGTTCATCTTCCTGGAGTGAATGTTCACTCTTTTGAGATTTCTAGCGATACTTTGCCCGACCTGGATAGCTCACCGGATAATTGGGTAGACCTGATTGGCGTATCACCTGCTGATGAACCTCAGTTCATCTTGTTAGCCGATCCTTTCTCTTCCAAGGTTAATGACTTACTGCAAGGACTGGATTTTGCTTATCCAGGGTCAGTGAAAGTGGGGGGTCTGGCTAGCGCTGGCAGTATGGGTAGTAACACGGGTTTGTTTTGTAACTACCAACTCTACCGTGAAGGAACGGTGGGGGTCGCTTTAAGTGGCAATATCGTACTGGAAACAATTGTGGCACAGGGCTGTCGCCCGATTGGGAAGCCTTATCGGATCGCCAAAGGAGAACGGAATATTCTTCTGGAACTGACTCCCCAGGAGGATAGCGCCGATGTGAATGACTGTGGCGGGAAATCTGGGACGCCGCTGGAAGTGTTGCAGGATTTAATTGAGAATTTGAGCGAGACAGACCGACAATTGGCACAGCATTCGCTATTTGTGGGCTTGGTGCGGGATGAATTTAAGTTAAACCTGGAGCCGGGAGATTTTTTGATCCGTAATTTGCTGGGCGTAGATCCTAGAGTGGGGGCGATCGCAATTGGCGATCGCGTTCGTCCTGGTCAGCGCATCCAATTCCACCTCCGAGACGCCCTCACCTCCGCAGAAGACTTGGAACTCCTCCTCCAGCGTTATCAAAAACAGGCACCTAGTGATTCTCCACCTGCCGGTGCCTTGCTGTTCTCCTGTTTGGGGCGAGGAGAAGGGCTTTATGGGCAGCCCAACTTTGACTCCGAGCTATTCCGTCGCTATCTAAAAGACATCCCAGTGGCTGGTTTCTTCTGTAATGGTGAAATCGGTCCTGTTGCAGGTAGCACTTTTCTACATGGCTACACCTCAGTGTTTGGTATCTGTCGCCAAGCTTAA
- a CDS encoding Calvin cycle protein CP12 produces the protein MSNIQDQIEQERDQARAVCDTKGAGSGECAAAWDAVEELQAEASHQRDTKPKNSLERYCDANPGADECRVYEE, from the coding sequence ATGAGCAACATCCAAGACCAAATTGAACAAGAGCGCGACCAAGCCCGGGCTGTCTGCGATACCAAGGGCGCAGGCTCCGGTGAGTGTGCGGCGGCCTGGGATGCCGTTGAAGAATTGCAAGCAGAAGCATCCCATCAGCGGGACACCAAGCCGAAGAATTCTCTAGAGCGGTATTGTGACGCTAACCCAGGAGCAGATGAGTGCCGGGTCTACGAAGAATAA
- a CDS encoding DUF3177 family protein produces MDNNNLWFRPLVWMDYRLALLFTVIIPLILLIWAFIQKADAMVRLLIIYWRVSSLLAITIYLMIAGWPISYVSSFFARLLIPISLWFWVDINDEIDDQPLRPLKLALTAWRWAVSVYLTLGALAFLPFLSCAFSPGAVQKPFCNVWLEAPRMYKQYFHPSYTPQFLGFLAMVGLVIYVLYLSYFVLIRLGKEGRSAMEQ; encoded by the coding sequence ATGGACAATAACAACCTCTGGTTCCGACCGTTAGTTTGGATGGACTACCGGCTAGCGCTACTATTTACTGTTATCATTCCCCTGATTTTGCTGATCTGGGCTTTTATCCAGAAAGCTGATGCAATGGTGCGCTTGTTAATCATCTACTGGCGGGTTTCTAGTCTGCTGGCAATTACAATTTACCTGATGATTGCTGGATGGCCGATTTCCTATGTGTCTTCTTTTTTTGCTCGCCTCTTGATTCCCATATCCCTCTGGTTTTGGGTGGATATCAACGATGAAATTGACGATCAACCCCTGCGTCCTCTCAAGTTAGCGCTAACAGCGTGGCGTTGGGCTGTCAGTGTTTATCTAACATTGGGCGCTTTAGCTTTCCTTCCTTTCTTGTCTTGTGCATTTTCCCCAGGAGCGGTTCAGAAACCATTTTGTAACGTTTGGTTAGAAGCACCTAGGATGTACAAACAGTATTTCCATCCCAGTTATACACCTCAATTTTTAGGCTTTTTGGCGATGGTGGGATTGGTGATTTACGTACTTTACTTGAGCTATTTTGTCCTAATCCGGTTGGGCAAGGAAGGACGCTCGGCTATGGAGCAGTAA
- a CDS encoding ATP-binding protein — MFDPFFTTKLAGKGTWLGLAICAQIMEKHQGKIEVNSQLGLGTEFTLVLPSKHPKAIALSSHLELEQANGRP; from the coding sequence CTGTTCGATCCTTTTTTCACGACTAAGCTTGCGGGAAAAGGCACTTGGTTAGGACTGGCAATTTGCGCCCAAATTATGGAAAAGCATCAAGGCAAAATCGAGGTGAATTCGCAGCTAGGACTGGGAACCGAGTTTACACTCGTCTTGCCTAGCAAACATCCGAAGGCGATCGCACTCAGTAGCCACCTTGAGCTAGAGCAAGCCAACGGCAGACCCTAA